The following coding sequences are from one Verrucosispora sp. WMMD573 window:
- a CDS encoding acyl-CoA dehydrogenase has product MNFDLTPEQDQLRDAVRALGRRYGHRYFVAKAKAGEHTTELWQEAGELGYLGVNIPTEYGGGGGGITELAIVCEELAASGCPLLLLVVSPAIAATVINRHGTEEQRKRHLPGLADGSQKIVFAITEPDAGSNFHRLATVARRDGDDWVLSGRKCYISGVDEAGHVLVVARVAVGDGSSGSGDAAAQKLKPALFIVPTDAAGLTWSKLDMEIVSPENQFLLYLDDVRLPAQALVGESLDAGLPALFAGLNPERITVAAMGAGTGRYAIERACEYTATRSVWGGRTIGSHQGVAHPLAHAAVQVELARLMIQKAAALYDAGRDLEAGVSANMAKYAAGDAAALAVDTAVQALGGAGMTTEYGVATLLGAVRAGRIAPVSREMILNFVAQHVLNQDKSY; this is encoded by the coding sequence ATGAACTTCGACCTCACCCCAGAGCAGGACCAGCTCCGCGACGCCGTGCGGGCGCTGGGCAGGCGGTACGGCCACCGGTACTTCGTGGCAAAGGCGAAAGCCGGCGAGCACACCACCGAGCTGTGGCAGGAGGCCGGCGAGCTCGGCTACCTCGGCGTCAACATCCCCACCGAGTACGGCGGCGGAGGCGGCGGCATCACCGAGCTGGCCATCGTCTGCGAGGAACTGGCGGCCAGCGGCTGCCCGCTGCTGCTGCTCGTGGTCTCCCCCGCCATCGCGGCCACCGTCATCAACCGGCACGGCACCGAGGAGCAGCGCAAACGCCACCTGCCGGGGCTGGCCGACGGCTCACAGAAGATCGTCTTCGCCATCACCGAACCGGACGCCGGCTCGAACTTCCACCGCCTTGCCACGGTGGCTCGCCGGGACGGTGACGACTGGGTGCTGTCCGGCCGCAAGTGCTACATCTCCGGCGTCGACGAGGCCGGGCACGTCCTGGTGGTGGCCCGCGTCGCCGTCGGCGACGGCAGTTCCGGCTCCGGGGACGCGGCGGCGCAGAAGCTGAAGCCGGCGTTGTTCATCGTGCCGACCGACGCGGCCGGGCTGACCTGGTCCAAGCTGGACATGGAGATCGTGTCCCCGGAGAACCAGTTCCTGCTCTACCTGGACGACGTCCGGCTGCCCGCCCAGGCGCTGGTCGGCGAATCGCTGGACGCTGGCCTACCCGCCCTGTTCGCCGGGCTCAACCCGGAACGCATCACGGTCGCCGCCATGGGCGCCGGCACCGGCCGGTACGCCATCGAACGCGCCTGCGAGTACACCGCGACCCGTTCGGTGTGGGGCGGCCGGACGATCGGCTCCCACCAGGGAGTCGCACATCCCCTCGCGCATGCGGCGGTGCAGGTGGAGCTGGCCCGACTGATGATTCAGAAGGCAGCGGCGCTCTACGACGCCGGCCGCGACCTGGAGGCCGGGGTCTCCGCCAACATGGCCAAGTACGCGGCCGGCGACGCTGCGGCGCTGGCGGTGGACACGGCCGTGCAGGCGCTCGGTGGCGCCGGCATGACCACCGAGTACGGCGTGGCGACGCTGCTCGGCGCGGTACGGGCCGGCCGGATCGCCCCGGTCAGTCGGGAGATGATTCTCAACTTCGTCGCCCAACACGTCCTCAACCAGGACAAGTCATACTGA
- a CDS encoding serine/threonine-protein kinase translates to MTDTPPGALPTPIVPGLTDLQVFARGGYATVYRATQISVGREVAVKVENRTLASDRDQARFLREARAAGRMSSHPHVVDLFDVGVTIDQHPYLIMELCDGSYAERMRNSPLGAVEARDLGVKIADAIAHSHAAGVLHRDVKPANILHSHFNPAVLADFGLAVVAEMRDASVALEVLTPAYAPPEMFSHSPPSPAVDVYALCATLYAVMHGRPPRWQSERNPSLVTVLEMFHQPIPGLPGIPEDLVDVLRAGMANDPGDRPSAAELRDMLSNLTLDGSAASSGGANAAAAPIGGAAASGQDAGRAAPPARDGSTERSRRRRWFLGAAGVVALAASAGVGAWAAGGGPSPQPSMPARPAATGMLRPGCATHQEVLPAGAQCAAELECFGPVQVRGQRAEASRMPCDTRHTWESYAQGKLPAALADAGHDEIVADPGVRQICNEETFRLVSGMRQAAGWNLEVLPPADADIDPTYRCLAGRGLNGLASPTLTSG, encoded by the coding sequence GTGACCGACACCCCGCCCGGCGCCCTGCCGACGCCCATCGTGCCCGGTCTGACTGATTTGCAGGTCTTTGCCCGGGGTGGCTACGCCACGGTCTACCGGGCGACGCAGATCTCGGTGGGCCGCGAGGTCGCCGTCAAGGTGGAGAACCGGACCCTGGCCAGCGACCGGGACCAGGCCCGTTTTCTGCGCGAGGCGCGTGCCGCCGGTCGGATGTCGTCGCACCCGCACGTGGTCGACCTGTTCGACGTCGGGGTCACCATCGACCAGCACCCTTACCTGATCATGGAACTCTGCGACGGCTCGTACGCCGAGCGGATGCGCAACTCACCGCTGGGCGCCGTCGAGGCCCGGGATCTCGGCGTCAAGATCGCGGACGCCATCGCCCACTCACACGCGGCCGGGGTCCTGCACCGCGACGTCAAGCCGGCCAACATCCTCCACTCGCACTTCAACCCGGCGGTACTGGCGGACTTCGGGCTCGCCGTGGTTGCCGAGATGCGGGACGCTTCCGTCGCGCTGGAGGTGCTCACCCCGGCGTACGCGCCGCCGGAGATGTTCAGCCACAGTCCGCCCTCGCCGGCCGTCGACGTCTACGCGCTCTGCGCCACCCTCTACGCGGTCATGCACGGTCGACCGCCGCGCTGGCAGAGCGAGCGCAACCCGAGCCTGGTGACCGTGTTGGAGATGTTTCACCAGCCGATTCCCGGTCTGCCCGGCATCCCGGAGGATCTGGTCGACGTGCTGCGTGCCGGCATGGCCAACGATCCCGGCGACCGGCCGTCCGCCGCGGAACTGCGCGACATGCTCAGCAACCTGACGCTGGACGGCTCGGCCGCGTCCAGCGGCGGGGCGAACGCCGCGGCGGCACCGATCGGCGGCGCTGCCGCCAGTGGCCAGGATGCCGGCCGTGCCGCCCCGCCGGCCAGGGACGGCTCCACCGAGCGCAGCCGTCGCCGACGCTGGTTCCTCGGGGCCGCCGGGGTGGTCGCCCTCGCCGCCTCGGCAGGTGTCGGCGCCTGGGCGGCCGGTGGTGGACCGTCGCCACAGCCGAGCATGCCGGCGCGCCCGGCGGCCACCGGGATGCTGCGCCCGGGCTGTGCCACTCACCAGGAGGTGCTTCCCGCGGGTGCCCAGTGTGCCGCGGAGTTGGAGTGCTTCGGGCCGGTGCAGGTGCGTGGCCAGCGGGCCGAGGCCAGCCGAATGCCCTGCGACACCCGGCACACCTGGGAGAGCTACGCCCAGGGGAAGTTGCCGGCCGCGCTGGCCGATGCCGGCCACGACGAGATCGTCGCGGATCCCGGAGTGCGCCAGATCTGCAACGAGGAGACGTTCCGCCTGGTCAGCGGGATGCGTCAGGCGGCGGGATGGAATCTTGAGGTGCTACCGCCGGCTGACGCGGACATCGACCCCACCTACCGGTGCCTGGCCGGCCGGGGCCTCAACGGCCTAGCCTCGCCCACGCTCACCAGCGGCTGA
- a CDS encoding transporter substrate-binding domain-containing protein has protein sequence MTVSLSSPRWRAAATTAAVALTLLLGAAAGCDSQQEPELPSVQEKLRESHIWGQPVLRIGVADDEPLMGEIRDGNHIGFDVEIARYIAASLGYEGEHRLEFVAVSTEDRIPALQGGVVDLVVSSFSITEERKKLVSFAGPYFVTTQEVLVPTRHKDTIRTIEDLRNPKYRICTSGGSTTEAELEKNQVRTLVVKDVWDCVKGIRAGKYDAVSSDETILAGFLARYPTEFEIVDMPFGTSELLGVGVPIGDPALRDLVAYFLDKSYQQGRSGEASPWLTAYNRTLGPWLRGEKRQPQPLEVPKLVDFDDKAPHR, from the coding sequence ATGACGGTAAGCCTCTCCAGTCCCCGGTGGCGTGCGGCGGCGACGACCGCGGCGGTCGCCCTGACGCTGCTGCTCGGCGCGGCGGCCGGCTGCGACAGCCAGCAGGAGCCGGAACTGCCGTCCGTACAGGAGAAGCTGCGTGAGTCACACATCTGGGGTCAGCCCGTCCTGCGAATCGGGGTGGCGGACGACGAACCGCTGATGGGCGAGATACGCGACGGCAACCACATCGGCTTCGACGTCGAGATCGCCCGGTACATCGCCGCCTCCCTCGGCTACGAGGGGGAGCACCGGCTGGAGTTCGTGGCGGTGTCCACGGAGGACCGGATCCCGGCCCTTCAGGGCGGGGTGGTGGACCTGGTGGTCTCCAGCTTCTCGATCACGGAAGAACGCAAAAAGCTCGTCAGCTTCGCCGGGCCGTACTTCGTGACCACCCAGGAGGTGCTGGTTCCGACCCGGCACAAGGACACCATCCGCACCATCGAGGACCTGCGGAATCCGAAGTACCGGATCTGCACCAGCGGCGGCTCCACCACCGAGGCGGAACTGGAGAAGAATCAGGTCCGCACGCTTGTGGTCAAGGACGTCTGGGACTGCGTCAAGGGAATCCGCGCCGGCAAGTACGACGCGGTCAGCTCCGACGAGACGATCCTCGCTGGCTTCCTGGCCCGCTACCCGACCGAGTTCGAGATCGTCGACATGCCGTTCGGCACCAGTGAACTGCTCGGCGTCGGGGTGCCGATCGGGGATCCGGCCCTGCGCGACCTGGTTGCCTACTTCCTCGACAAGAGCTACCAGCAGGGCCGCAGCGGGGAAGCCAGCCCGTGGCTGACCGCGTACAACCGCACGTTGGGGCCGTGGCTGCGGGGCGAGAAGCGGCAGCCGCAACCGCTCGAAGTGCCGAAGCTTGTGGACTTCGACGACAAGGCGCCGCACCGATGA